Proteins encoded in a region of the Brevefilum fermentans genome:
- the rdgB gene encoding RdgB/HAM1 family non-canonical purine NTP pyrophosphatase, translated as MNITTAKLVIASGNSGKIFEIKAILSHLEIDIVTFEDCGNRIDIEETGSTYFENARIKAMAYLTETGLPVLADDTGLEVEALDGAPGLHSARFSPTQPATDSDRRRYLLSQLVAKPQPWKARFVCTTVLALPDGEIITTTGCCQGLIAPEERGSRGFGYDPVFYIPEYNATMAELSADIKNQISHRARALAAMIPHIQEKLISR; from the coding sequence ATGAACATCACCACCGCAAAGCTGGTCATCGCTTCAGGAAACTCGGGGAAAATCTTCGAAATCAAAGCCATTCTCTCTCACCTCGAAATCGACATCGTCACCTTTGAAGACTGTGGAAATCGCATTGATATTGAGGAAACAGGATCCACCTACTTTGAAAACGCGCGGATAAAAGCGATGGCTTATCTTACAGAAACAGGTCTGCCCGTGCTGGCAGATGATACCGGGCTGGAAGTTGAGGCGCTGGACGGCGCGCCAGGTCTTCATTCTGCCAGGTTTTCACCCACGCAACCGGCAACGGATTCCGATAGGCGCAGGTATTTATTGTCACAACTGGTAGCCAAACCTCAGCCCTGGAAGGCACGTTTCGTTTGCACAACCGTACTGGCTCTACCGGACGGCGAAATCATCACGACCACGGGTTGCTGCCAGGGATTGATCGCCCCTGAAGAACGCGGTTCCAGAGGGTTTGGCTACGATCCGGTATTTTATATCCCTGAATACAATGCAACTATGGCCGAACTCTCAGCCGATATCAAGAACCAGATCAGCCACCGCGCCAGAGCCCTCGCTGCCATGATCCCACATATCCAAGAAAAGCTCATTTCAAGATAA
- a CDS encoding adenosine-specific kinase, whose protein sequence is MDVKNIRIEKPEEINFILGQSHFIKTVEDIHEALVSSVPGIKFGLAFCEASGKCLVRWSGTDEAMIELAKKNACELRAGHAFIIFLGQGFFPINVLNQVKAVPEVCHIFCATANTTDVVVMDVGEGRAILGVADGNRSRGIEGEEDITWRKNFLRMIGYKK, encoded by the coding sequence ATGGACGTGAAAAATATCAGGATTGAAAAGCCAGAGGAGATCAATTTTATCCTCGGTCAGTCGCATTTTATTAAAACCGTCGAGGATATCCACGAAGCCCTGGTGTCCAGTGTGCCGGGGATAAAATTCGGGCTGGCGTTTTGTGAAGCGTCGGGCAAGTGCCTGGTCCGTTGGAGCGGCACCGATGAAGCTATGATTGAACTGGCTAAAAAAAATGCCTGTGAGCTGCGGGCAGGCCATGCGTTCATCATTTTTTTAGGACAAGGATTTTTCCCGATCAATGTTTTAAACCAAGTCAAAGCTGTGCCGGAAGTCTGTCACATCTTCTGTGCCACCGCCAATACGACGGATGTGGTAGTGATGGATGTTGGTGAAGGACGCGCGATCTTAGGCGTGGCGGATGGAAACCGTTCGCGCGGCATTGAAGGTGAAGAAGACATCACCTGGCGAAAAAATTTCTTGCGCATGATTGGCTATAAAAAATAG
- a CDS encoding PspC domain-containing protein, with product MEVKKLYRIPSEGSLAGVCAGLGKHLSIDPVILRVLFAVLSFSGGLGILIYLVMWLMVPIEPQVEETPNIEAD from the coding sequence ATGGAAGTTAAGAAACTATATCGAATCCCGTCTGAAGGCAGCCTTGCTGGCGTTTGCGCCGGACTTGGAAAGCACCTGTCGATTGACCCTGTGATCTTGCGGGTGTTGTTTGCCGTCTTATCATTCTCTGGCGGATTAGGCATCCTGATTTACCTGGTTATGTGGCTGATGGTACCGATTGAGCCTCAGGTCGAGGAAACCCCAAATATAGAAGCGGATTAA
- a CDS encoding YceD family protein, with translation MYNKAIGSSHEVPVDIDEIVVDDLSIQALHSVVRLSRTREGILLQVKTGAKVLTSCVRCLKEIYLPVETEFEELYQFMTRHREEEDLILPNDGYLDLGPLFREYLILATPIKRLCDSNCQGLCVVCGADLNLTTCEHQSSEGSQSVTFDQETH, from the coding sequence ATGTACAACAAGGCCATTGGCTCCAGCCATGAAGTCCCTGTTGACATTGATGAAATCGTTGTCGATGACCTTTCAATACAAGCTTTACATAGCGTGGTGCGTCTTTCAAGAACTCGCGAAGGGATTTTGCTGCAGGTTAAGACAGGGGCGAAGGTTTTGACCTCATGTGTCCGTTGCCTGAAAGAAATCTACCTGCCGGTTGAGACCGAATTTGAAGAATTGTACCAGTTTATGACGCGCCATCGCGAAGAGGAGGATTTAATCCTTCCTAATGATGGCTACCTTGATTTGGGCCCCTTGTTTCGAGAATACTTAATCTTAGCGACGCCCATTAAGCGTTTGTGTGACAGCAATTGCCAGGGGCTCTGTGTTGTCTGTGGTGCTGATCTTAATTTAACGACATGCGAACACCAATCCTCGGAAGGCTCCCAATCCGTGACCTTTGATCAGGAGACGCATTAA
- a CDS encoding sigma-70 family RNA polymerase sigma factor, with translation MVSDPCRKKVKAIIDALLSLADKQGYVTIDDLMVYFPNEDDDHESIRVVIVYLRNQGVEIIDSPALLDNKGDMSSGRSPVSSPFEGTEDTIGLYLKEMSQEPLLSMPEEQLIAQRIEQGRLAKIELASIDNDAQPERVAELQLLIAEGEEAWEHLIKANTRLVVSIAKRYIGRGIPFLDLIQEGNLGLIKAVEKFDYKRGFRFSTYATWWIRQSITRSISDQSRTIRIPVHMIDRIGELFRVHHELEQSLGRKPLAKEIAEKLNLSVEKVQWIMRISWPPLSLETPVGDDEESDLGMFVEDEENPSPIDVTYQSMMHEKIDEVLATLTPREARILRMRFGLDGGRAYTLEEVGLKFGLTRERIRQIEGKALRQLRHPYKARQLKDFL, from the coding sequence GTGGTCAGCGATCCTTGTAGGAAGAAAGTTAAAGCAATTATTGATGCCCTGCTTTCACTCGCAGATAAACAGGGTTATGTGACCATCGACGATTTAATGGTCTATTTCCCAAATGAAGACGATGATCACGAATCAATACGGGTTGTAATTGTGTATTTGCGGAATCAGGGGGTTGAAATTATTGATTCCCCAGCATTGCTCGATAACAAGGGCGATATGAGCAGCGGTCGAAGCCCAGTGTCATCACCCTTTGAAGGCACTGAAGATACAATCGGACTGTATCTCAAAGAAATGTCTCAGGAACCGCTACTTTCAATGCCAGAAGAACAATTAATTGCTCAACGAATAGAGCAGGGACGGCTAGCAAAAATTGAACTGGCAAGCATTGATAATGATGCTCAACCAGAACGTGTTGCCGAATTGCAATTGTTGATTGCAGAAGGCGAGGAAGCCTGGGAGCATCTGATAAAAGCCAATACGCGCCTTGTAGTTTCAATCGCCAAACGTTATATCGGCAGGGGGATACCGTTTTTAGATCTGATCCAGGAAGGCAATTTGGGGCTGATCAAAGCGGTGGAAAAGTTCGATTATAAACGCGGGTTTCGTTTTTCAACTTATGCCACCTGGTGGATTCGCCAATCGATCACACGTTCTATTTCCGACCAGTCCAGGACGATCCGCATTCCAGTGCACATGATTGACCGAATCGGGGAGCTGTTCCGGGTCCATCATGAGTTAGAACAAAGTTTGGGAAGGAAACCACTTGCAAAGGAGATCGCCGAAAAGTTGAATCTCAGTGTGGAGAAAGTGCAATGGATCATGCGCATCTCCTGGCCCCCGCTATCTTTGGAGACGCCCGTTGGCGATGATGAGGAATCTGATCTGGGCATGTTTGTTGAAGACGAAGAGAATCCTTCGCCAATTGATGTGACCTACCAATCAATGATGCATGAGAAAATCGATGAGGTTCTGGCGACATTAACACCGCGAGAAGCCCGCATTTTGCGCATGCGCTTTGGCTTGGATGGCGGTCGGGCTTATACCCTGGAAGAGGTGGGTTTAAAGTTTGGCTTGACCCGCGAACGCATCCGACAAATTGAAGGCAAAGCTTTACGGCAGCTCAGACACCCGTATAAAGCCAGGCAGTTGAAAGATTTTTTATAA
- the metG gene encoding methionine--tRNA ligase: MTQPVLVAVAWPYASAEIHVGNITGSYLPADILARYHRLRGRDVLMVSGSDSHGTPVTVRADEDNSTPEEVYKRYHAGFIELFQKLGLTYDIFTSTHTRTHFDVANKLFLSLKENGYLYTEESKQWYSPAQERFLPDRYVEGTCYFCGKTGARSDQCDHCGHLLEAEKLIDPKSRIDGSTPELRETTHFYLDLEKLEEPVTEFLRERQSYWRPNVIRQSLGQIETSGLRGRPITRDLYWGVPVPVEGWEGKCMYVWFEAVIGYLSSVVEWSQLHDDPEAWHHWWTNQKSRAFYCIGKDNIPFHAIIWPAELIGVGDSFDEKMGATDPQPLVLPYDVPANEFMNLEGKKLSGSHNWAVWGLDFLERYDPDPLRYILTVNMPETRDSDWDWEEFYQRNNNELVATWGNLVNRVLSFAFKHWDGTVPIPHALREGDLELLQTIRAGFKTMERYLEAVKLRAALLEAMRLAGEVNKYLDSTGPWFEIKTDKDAAAKSIYTAMQAIDWLKIIFAPFLPHTCEKLHAYLGHEQPIFGQLVTREIEDDLGTHTVLLYEPGESLSATGEDLWQPIELVPGKAFKQPAPLFKKLDESIVAEERARLGN, translated from the coding sequence ATGACACAACCTGTATTAGTGGCTGTCGCCTGGCCCTATGCCAGCGCTGAAATTCATGTCGGAAACATCACCGGCTCGTATTTACCTGCAGATATCCTCGCCCGTTACCACCGTCTGCGCGGGCGGGATGTGTTGATGGTTTCAGGTTCCGATTCACATGGAACACCGGTCACCGTGCGCGCTGACGAAGATAATTCCACGCCCGAGGAAGTCTACAAGCGCTATCACGCCGGGTTTATTGAATTGTTTCAAAAGCTGGGGTTGACCTACGATATTTTCACCAGTACCCATACCCGCACTCATTTTGATGTTGCCAACAAGCTGTTTTTATCGCTGAAAGAAAACGGCTACCTGTACACGGAGGAATCGAAACAGTGGTATTCTCCAGCACAAGAACGGTTTTTGCCCGATCGCTATGTGGAGGGCACCTGCTATTTTTGTGGAAAGACCGGCGCTCGTTCAGATCAGTGTGATCATTGCGGTCACCTTTTGGAAGCTGAAAAGCTCATTGATCCAAAGTCCAGGATTGACGGATCGACCCCTGAATTGCGTGAGACAACCCATTTTTATCTTGATCTGGAAAAACTGGAAGAGCCGGTAACCGAGTTTTTGCGTGAACGGCAATCCTACTGGCGTCCGAATGTGATCCGCCAATCCCTGGGGCAAATTGAAACGAGTGGATTGCGCGGTCGACCGATTACCCGTGATCTTTACTGGGGCGTGCCTGTGCCGGTTGAAGGCTGGGAAGGTAAGTGCATGTACGTTTGGTTTGAAGCGGTGATTGGCTATCTTTCGAGTGTGGTGGAGTGGAGCCAGCTGCATGATGACCCTGAGGCCTGGCATCACTGGTGGACAAACCAAAAATCGCGTGCTTTTTATTGCATCGGGAAGGATAACATCCCCTTCCATGCCATCATCTGGCCGGCTGAGCTGATTGGTGTGGGTGACTCCTTCGACGAGAAGATGGGCGCAACTGACCCTCAACCGCTGGTGCTGCCCTATGATGTGCCCGCGAATGAGTTCATGAACCTGGAAGGGAAAAAACTTTCCGGCAGCCACAATTGGGCAGTATGGGGGCTGGATTTCCTTGAACGTTATGACCCGGATCCGCTGCGCTATATTTTGACGGTGAACATGCCAGAAACTCGCGATTCCGATTGGGATTGGGAGGAATTCTACCAGCGCAATAATAATGAACTGGTGGCCACCTGGGGCAACCTTGTTAACCGGGTGCTGTCGTTTGCCTTCAAACACTGGGATGGCACTGTTCCGATTCCGCATGCGCTGCGGGAAGGCGACCTGGAACTCTTGCAGACCATTCGTGCCGGCTTTAAAACCATGGAACGCTATTTAGAGGCGGTCAAGCTGCGGGCGGCGCTTTTGGAAGCGATGCGCCTGGCTGGAGAGGTGAATAAGTACCTGGACAGTACCGGACCCTGGTTTGAAATTAAAACGGATAAGGACGCAGCGGCTAAGTCGATTTACACGGCGATGCAGGCGATTGATTGGTTGAAGATCATCTTCGCCCCGTTTTTACCCCACACCTGCGAGAAATTGCATGCTTACCTGGGACATGAGCAGCCGATATTTGGGCAGCTGGTGACTCGCGAAATTGAAGATGACCTGGGCACCCACACGGTGCTGCTGTATGAGCCGGGTGAATCGCTTTCTGCCACGGGAGAAGACCTATGGCAGCCGATCGAGTTGGTTCCCGGGAAGGCTTTTAAGCAGCCTGCACCGCTGTTTAAAAAGCTCGACGAAAGCATTGTGGCAGAAGAACGGGCACGCTTGGGGAATTGA
- a CDS encoding DUF5661 family protein has product MKEFTLDEALAVAQTLGIDFSKAGFTPEEFLEGMNIELEHGLVDPETNVTNDDPLVTGKIAMAHLNEFPEYYHPDVGLEAWEHAVEAYKGDLKGKKIQIV; this is encoded by the coding sequence ATGAAAGAATTTACATTAGATGAAGCGCTTGCCGTAGCACAAACCCTGGGGATTGACTTCAGCAAAGCGGGGTTCACGCCAGAAGAATTTTTAGAAGGGATGAACATCGAGCTCGAGCATGGTCTGGTCGATCCGGAGACCAATGTGACGAATGACGACCCGCTGGTAACAGGGAAGATTGCCATGGCGCATTTGAATGAATTCCCCGAATATTATCATCCGGATGTCGGCCTGGAAGCCTGGGAACATGCTGTTGAAGCGTACAAGGGCGATCTCAAGGGTAAGAAAATTCAAATCGTGTGA
- a CDS encoding nitroreductase family protein, which produces MEALEAIYTRRSVRNFKHEPVSEEDLHDLLRAGMQAPSARNEQPWHFIVIDDRAKLHAIPKFHPYSKMLLDAPLAILVCSDRKLESKRASWLQDCSAATQNILLAAHAKGLGAVWLGIFPDSVRVSGMQSLLEIPKDVRPVALVAIGHPESVPEPVDRFNAQRVHRNKW; this is translated from the coding sequence ATGGAGGCTTTAGAAGCAATCTACACTCGCCGCAGTGTGCGCAATTTTAAACACGAGCCGGTTTCCGAAGAGGACCTGCACGACCTGTTGAGGGCTGGCATGCAGGCACCATCAGCAAGGAACGAACAACCCTGGCATTTTATTGTGATTGACGATCGGGCAAAATTACACGCCATCCCCAAATTTCATCCCTATTCAAAAATGCTCCTGGATGCACCGCTGGCGATCCTGGTGTGTAGTGATCGCAAATTGGAATCAAAACGCGCTTCGTGGCTGCAAGATTGTTCAGCGGCAACGCAAAATATCCTGCTGGCAGCTCATGCCAAGGGATTGGGCGCGGTTTGGCTGGGGATCTTTCCTGATTCGGTGCGCGTGTCTGGTATGCAATCCCTGCTGGAGATACCAAAAGATGTTCGACCAGTGGCGCTGGTTGCGATTGGGCACCCTGAATCGGTACCTGAACCGGTTGACCGCTTCAATGCGCAGCGGGTGCATCGAAATAAATGGTAA
- the lipA gene encoding lipoyl synthase produces MSTNPTRNRIDPKVIDTTPVRRPNWIRVRAPNGENYQDLQRLMRSKALHTVCEEAGCPNIGECWGSGTATFLILGDVCTRTCRFCDIKHGRPEFIDWEEPERVAQAVKQMDLRHAVITSVNRDERRDGGAPIFAMIIQRIRQLLPGCSVEVLIPDFKGSVEALRIVMAARPEILNHNVETVPRLFKSVQPQDRYEWSQAIHTAAKQLDPDVLTKAGIMVGLGETFEEVQETMRDLRSWGVDILTIGQYLQPSRRHLPIMRYYTLDEFEALKSFGLEIGFRWVESAPLVRSSYHAMEQVRALSGAHKDLNT; encoded by the coding sequence ATGTCGACAAATCCGACCAGAAATCGTATAGATCCAAAGGTGATTGATACCACACCCGTTCGGCGTCCAAACTGGATCAGGGTGCGTGCGCCCAATGGGGAGAATTATCAAGATCTACAACGCCTGATGCGCAGCAAGGCATTGCATACGGTCTGTGAGGAGGCCGGCTGTCCGAATATCGGCGAATGCTGGGGCAGCGGAACCGCCACTTTTTTGATTTTGGGCGATGTGTGTACGCGCACCTGCAGGTTTTGTGATATTAAACATGGGCGCCCTGAATTCATAGATTGGGAAGAGCCCGAACGTGTTGCCCAGGCTGTGAAGCAAATGGACCTCAGGCACGCGGTGATCACCAGCGTCAACCGTGATGAACGCCGGGACGGGGGCGCACCAATTTTTGCCATGATCATCCAGCGCATTCGGCAATTATTACCAGGATGTTCCGTTGAGGTGTTGATCCCCGATTTCAAAGGCAGTGTTGAAGCTTTGCGGATCGTGATGGCTGCCCGTCCTGAAATCCTTAACCACAATGTGGAAACAGTGCCGCGTTTATTCAAAAGTGTACAACCTCAGGATCGTTATGAGTGGTCACAGGCTATTCATACCGCTGCCAAACAATTAGACCCCGATGTGCTAACCAAAGCAGGCATCATGGTGGGACTGGGCGAGACCTTTGAAGAAGTTCAGGAAACGATGCGCGATTTACGCAGCTGGGGTGTGGACATCCTCACCATTGGGCAATATTTACAGCCCAGCCGGAGGCACCTTCCCATTATGCGTTACTACACCCTGGATGAATTTGAGGCATTAAAGAGCTTTGGACTGGAAATCGGATTTCGGTGGGTTGAAAGTGCTCCCCTGGTCAGGTCTTCCTACCATGCCATGGAACAGGTGCGTGCACTTTCTGGGGCGCATAAAGATTTAAATACTTAA
- a CDS encoding 5'-methylthioadenosine/S-adenosylhomocysteine nucleosidase family protein → MTHPIDTCVLISASEEWRAFLPHFPQTRIESTPYGDCFKMAVDGYPVVFLHGGWGKVAAAGSTQYAILRWSPARIVNIGTCGGFHGQVERGQVILVAKTIIYDIIEQMGDLDDAIRHYTVDFDLTWLPSPTPQPVTTGTIVSADRDIVSADIPNLIRRYNAAVADWESGPIAWIARRNQVPCLILRAVSDLVSESGGEAYQGDDFFQKQCKPLMAEFVRHLPAWLKAFRQ, encoded by the coding sequence TTGACCCACCCCATTGACACGTGTGTGTTGATCTCTGCCAGCGAAGAATGGCGGGCTTTTCTCCCCCATTTTCCGCAGACACGGATTGAATCCACGCCCTATGGCGATTGTTTCAAAATGGCCGTCGACGGGTACCCGGTGGTTTTCTTGCATGGCGGTTGGGGCAAGGTGGCTGCTGCCGGGTCGACACAGTACGCCATTCTCCGCTGGAGCCCGGCTCGGATCGTCAATATCGGCACCTGTGGTGGATTCCATGGTCAGGTCGAGCGTGGCCAGGTGATCCTGGTTGCGAAAACCATCATTTACGACATCATCGAACAAATGGGTGACCTCGATGACGCCATCCGCCACTACACCGTTGATTTCGACCTGACCTGGCTGCCGAGCCCGACGCCTCAACCGGTGACGACGGGAACCATTGTCTCTGCCGATCGAGATATCGTCTCCGCAGATATCCCCAACTTGATCCGGCGTTACAACGCAGCCGTCGCCGATTGGGAATCCGGTCCAATCGCCTGGATTGCCCGGCGCAACCAGGTCCCCTGCCTGATTCTGCGCGCCGTCTCGGACCTGGTGAGCGAATCCGGTGGCGAAGCCTATCAGGGCGACGATTTCTTCCAGAAGCAATGTAAGCCGCTCATGGCAGAATTTGTGCGTCACCTTCCGGCCTGGCTGAAGGCGTTCCGCCAATAA
- a CDS encoding SagB/ThcOx family dehydrogenase: MINYRKQRRNAMTENKGYAFVESTKYPYISESAQRRGLPQPPFELPLEPGAPLIDLPGPAEIDLGEFDLRTAIEQRVTRRHYTEDPLSLEELSYLLWLTQGNKTINEPRAVPLKTVPSAGCRHPFETYLSVNKVTGLEAGLYRFVASTHQLVALRTDADFNTQLAEVCLSQRHVTTSAVTFIWAAVPYRTVWRYSERSYRYLYLDAGHVCQNLYLAAESIHCGVCAIGAFDDDGVDALLGFTPPESFVIYLASLGRVV, from the coding sequence TTGATTAATTATCGCAAACAAAGGAGAAATGCTATGACTGAAAACAAGGGTTACGCGTTTGTCGAATCCACCAAATACCCCTACATCAGCGAATCCGCTCAAAGGCGGGGATTGCCGCAACCGCCCTTTGAATTGCCTCTTGAACCGGGCGCGCCGCTGATCGACCTGCCCGGTCCTGCCGAGATCGACCTAGGCGAATTTGACCTGCGCACAGCCATCGAGCAGCGTGTGACCCGGCGTCATTACACGGAAGACCCGCTCTCGCTGGAGGAGTTGTCGTACCTTCTATGGCTGACCCAGGGCAATAAAACCATCAACGAGCCACGCGCCGTTCCCCTGAAAACCGTCCCCTCTGCCGGATGCCGCCATCCCTTTGAGACCTATCTTTCAGTCAATAAAGTTACCGGGCTGGAAGCGGGTCTGTATCGCTTCGTGGCCAGCACCCATCAACTGGTCGCCCTGCGCACCGATGCGGATTTCAACACCCAACTGGCAGAGGTCTGCTTAAGCCAACGCCACGTGACCACCAGCGCGGTGACTTTTATCTGGGCTGCGGTTCCCTATCGCACCGTGTGGCGCTACTCCGAGCGCAGCTATCGCTATCTCTATCTGGATGCCGGGCACGTGTGCCAGAACCTGTACCTGGCTGCCGAGTCAATCCACTGCGGGGTGTGCGCCATCGGCGCCTTTGATGATGACGGCGTCGATGCGCTGCTGGGCTTCACACCGCCGGAAAGCTTTGTCATCTACCTTGCCAGCCTGGGGAGGGTGGTCTGA
- a CDS encoding ASKHA domain-containing protein yields MPEYRIDFQPIGSRVFTNGKESLLALAQKAGISIAALCGGVGVCGSCKIRCIDGELNPVQPEEEDEFSPDQLAQGWRLACMTVPCSDARIELPPESLTTMQRLQIDGLPKEIVLATNLHLEKFSLPVPAQDDLRADWERFSELLSNSGEACRDVSLSVLTQFSIKMREQDWSAVAVFNGAGEILGFLREDQDCYGVAVDVGTTKMAAFLVNLFNGKIEAKSASMNPQISYGEDVISRIAYANQGKIQQKTLQTSLVEWVNQLVGSLCASAQVNPDQIMDFVVVGNTAVQHLYAGLPVRQLGEAPYVPAVRQALNFPAREVDLVGAPGARVYMPPNIAGFVGADHLAMLLASDILGRQGVILALDIGTNTEVSLLKDGELVSCSCASGPAFEGAHIHAGMRAAPGAIERAKFYDGDWHLATIENQPAVGLCGSGILDVVAGLLESGQIDSTGRFTKRAARKVLLPKGDAIILVPAAKSGTGKEILVTRGDIREIQLAKAAIRAGINALLRATETKAEEIDQFIVAGAFGTYLNLDSAVKIGMFPTLPAQRFQQIGNAAGAGALEMLLSNDSRKKAETILAKISYIELTTDPEFMSSYVDAIGFSDDRKVV; encoded by the coding sequence ATGCCTGAATACCGTATTGATTTTCAACCGATTGGCTCGCGGGTTTTTACCAATGGTAAAGAAAGCTTGCTCGCACTGGCGCAAAAGGCAGGCATTTCAATTGCCGCGTTATGCGGCGGCGTGGGTGTCTGCGGCTCTTGCAAAATTCGCTGCATTGACGGAGAACTGAATCCTGTCCAGCCTGAAGAGGAAGACGAATTCAGCCCTGATCAGCTCGCCCAGGGATGGCGCCTGGCGTGTATGACCGTTCCGTGCAGTGACGCCAGAATCGAATTGCCGCCCGAATCGTTGACGACAATGCAACGTTTGCAAATCGACGGACTTCCGAAAGAGATTGTTCTTGCGACAAATCTTCACCTGGAAAAGTTCTCCCTGCCTGTGCCGGCTCAGGATGATTTGCGCGCAGATTGGGAACGATTTAGCGAGTTACTCTCCAATAGCGGTGAGGCATGCCGAGATGTCAGCCTGTCGGTATTAACCCAGTTTTCAATAAAAATGCGCGAGCAGGATTGGTCCGCTGTGGCTGTTTTTAATGGAGCGGGAGAGATACTTGGATTTTTGAGAGAAGATCAGGACTGTTATGGCGTGGCAGTCGATGTCGGCACCACAAAAATGGCTGCTTTCCTGGTGAATTTATTCAACGGGAAAATTGAGGCAAAATCAGCATCGATGAACCCGCAGATCAGTTACGGCGAAGATGTGATCAGCCGAATTGCTTACGCTAACCAGGGTAAAATCCAACAAAAAACACTGCAAACCAGCCTGGTCGAATGGGTCAATCAACTTGTCGGCAGTCTATGCGCATCTGCCCAAGTTAACCCTGACCAGATCATGGACTTTGTTGTTGTGGGCAATACCGCGGTGCAGCACCTGTATGCCGGGTTGCCTGTCAGGCAGTTGGGCGAGGCGCCCTATGTTCCCGCCGTTCGCCAGGCGTTGAATTTTCCGGCACGTGAGGTCGACCTGGTTGGAGCTCCTGGCGCACGTGTCTATATGCCGCCGAACATTGCCGGGTTTGTTGGAGCGGATCACCTTGCGATGCTGTTAGCCAGCGATATCCTTGGTCGACAGGGCGTGATCCTGGCACTCGATATTGGCACCAACACCGAGGTCAGTTTACTTAAAGATGGAGAGTTGGTGAGCTGCTCGTGTGCATCTGGGCCGGCATTTGAGGGCGCTCATATTCATGCTGGAATGCGAGCTGCACCCGGTGCGATTGAGCGAGCCAAGTTTTATGATGGCGATTGGCATCTGGCAACCATCGAAAATCAACCAGCAGTCGGTTTGTGTGGTTCGGGAATACTGGATGTCGTTGCGGGTTTGCTGGAAAGCGGGCAGATAGATTCAACCGGGCGGTTCACAAAACGCGCGGCTCGCAAAGTCCTTTTGCCAAAGGGTGACGCGATCATCCTGGTTCCTGCTGCAAAATCGGGCACGGGAAAAGAAATCCTGGTTACACGCGGAGATATCCGCGAGATCCAATTAGCCAAGGCAGCCATTCGAGCTGGCATTAACGCCCTGCTGAGGGCAACTGAGACGAAAGCTGAGGAAATCGATCAATTCATCGTGGCAGGGGCATTTGGCACCTATTTAAATCTGGATTCTGCCGTTAAAATTGGTATGTTTCCCACGCTTCCCGCTCAACGCTTTCAACAGATCGGCAATGCGGCTGGCGCAGGCGCGCTGGAGATGCTGCTTTCAAACGACAGCCGCAAGAAAGCTGAAACGATTTTGGCAAAAATATCTTATATTGAACTGACAACAGATCCGGAATTTATGTCATCCTATGTGGATGCGATTGGGTTTTCAGATGATCGAAAGGTGGTTTAA